In Maridesulfovibrio sp., the following proteins share a genomic window:
- a CDS encoding phosphotransacetylase family protein, whose amino-acid sequence MSGLYIGSTSGYSGKNMIVMGLGLHFQKHGVSIGYMKPVGAIPAEVDGRLGDEDAFFIQEVLGVSNPPNVVTPVVVTHDFKVQAFNGKVEDHVQPIVDSYEKISSGKDLTLVAGSGSMYSGKYCGVDGIHLVKKLGIKCVVIDRFQKELNYDYLVVLKESLGDNLVGVVLNDIPPTFMDEISTLIKPFLERKGIKVLGVIPKDPLMGTIKVGDLADRLGGKIITAHNRTDQPVESFLIGTMQVENFMTHFRRHRNSAVIVGGDRSDVQLVALEGECPCLVLTGNLYPNDIILTRSEVLETPIIIVRDDTFSVAKKMEDILSRHKLRESAKIKHGVDLVEQHIDFGYLKKKLGLNY is encoded by the coding sequence ATGTCCGGTTTATATATTGGTTCTACAAGCGGTTATTCCGGTAAGAACATGATTGTCATGGGGTTGGGGCTTCATTTTCAGAAGCATGGTGTAAGCATCGGTTATATGAAACCCGTCGGGGCTATTCCAGCTGAAGTTGATGGCAGACTCGGTGATGAGGATGCCTTTTTTATTCAGGAAGTGCTTGGTGTCTCTAATCCGCCGAATGTTGTTACCCCGGTAGTTGTTACCCACGATTTCAAAGTGCAGGCTTTCAACGGCAAGGTTGAGGACCATGTGCAGCCCATTGTCGACAGTTATGAAAAGATAAGTTCCGGCAAGGATTTGACTCTTGTTGCCGGGTCCGGTTCCATGTATTCCGGCAAATATTGCGGGGTGGACGGTATCCATCTGGTCAAGAAACTGGGCATTAAGTGTGTGGTTATCGACCGTTTCCAGAAGGAGCTTAACTACGACTATCTGGTGGTGCTGAAAGAATCACTGGGTGATAATCTGGTCGGGGTTGTTCTTAATGATATTCCGCCGACTTTTATGGATGAGATCAGTACGCTGATAAAACCGTTTCTTGAGCGCAAAGGAATAAAAGTCCTCGGCGTGATTCCCAAGGACCCCCTCATGGGGACCATCAAAGTAGGTGATCTTGCCGACCGTCTGGGTGGAAAGATTATCACTGCGCATAACCGTACCGATCAGCCTGTGGAAAGCTTTCTCATAGGTACTATGCAGGTTGAAAACTTCATGACCCACTTCCGCAGACACCGCAATTCCGCTGTGATTGTCGGTGGTGACCGCTCTGATGTCCAGCTGGTAGCCCTTGAGGGTGAATGCCCTTGTCTTGTGCTGACCGGTAACCTTTATCCTAACGACATTATTCTGACCCGGTCCGAGGTTTTGGAAACCCCGATTATCATAGTTCGGGATGATACTTTCTCAGTGGCTAAGAAAATGGAAGATATACTTTCCCGTCACAAGTTACGTGAATCCGCGAAGATCAAGCATGGCGTCGATCTGGTAGAACAGCATATTGATTTCGGCTACTTGAAAAAGAAGCTGGGGCTGAACTATTAG
- a CDS encoding acetate--CoA ligase family protein: protein MYSYSCLKALFEPESIAVIGITADPQDEASLITVNLLASGYKGKIFPVNGEGLEVHGLKAFSSISGLPRGTDLAMICLPPAEAVKAVDELSNIPVRAAVVTSGGYGETGREGYRLERELARAAKNHDMIILGPNCMGLMNLALPMNASLNPDITLKGNIAFLSQSGAMCSTALDWANSEGVGFSKFISLGNKAVLGEATMFSYLANDEDTKVIVGYCETLKDGQDFLRTAYDTTFKKPLILLRAGETPAGARAASAHAGALTGATAAYNAAFRQTGVLQAVDIEDMFNLAHAFSCQPLPAGSNVAIVTNSGGPGILATDMCEKGSLNISRPSSPTLEKMKEVLPPYASLYNPIDMLGDAKADTYHKVLRAVAQDDVFHSILVILTPAANILEDVEKVANDIIELAKECDKPILTCFMGDHSTRKARRKLRAAGIPCYEFPEAAVRSLDAMTRCYRWQKKDWPIDVCFRRDYSKAKSIVENCRKTGLTELVELDAQQLASAYELPVPETVLARTSNQAAKAAKRIGYPVVLKVASPQISRKQELGLIVTDIETPQALRKAFLEITTRAARRCKDAYITGCLVQAMGPKDSHEIVVSFKRDPQFGPLINFSLAGLHVDLLGDVSSRLAPLALNDAQEMIREIKAYPILRGVRCGAAVDLGALEDVLLMVSQMASDLPEIQEAEFNPVIAGPHGAVVANMRMTVS, encoded by the coding sequence ATGTATTCATATTCATGTTTAAAGGCCTTATTTGAGCCTGAATCAATTGCCGTAATCGGAATTACTGCCGACCCTCAGGATGAAGCCAGCTTAATTACTGTAAATCTTCTTGCCTCTGGATATAAGGGAAAAATATTCCCCGTCAATGGAGAAGGGCTCGAAGTTCATGGTTTAAAAGCGTTTTCGTCCATATCCGGGTTGCCCCGTGGTACCGATCTGGCAATGATATGTCTGCCGCCTGCGGAAGCTGTAAAAGCTGTGGACGAATTGTCTAATATCCCGGTCCGGGCTGCTGTTGTCACCAGTGGCGGCTATGGTGAGACCGGACGCGAAGGTTACCGTCTGGAACGTGAATTGGCAAGAGCTGCCAAGAATCATGATATGATTATCCTCGGCCCCAATTGCATGGGACTGATGAATTTAGCTCTGCCTATGAATGCCAGTCTTAATCCTGATATCACCCTCAAAGGAAATATTGCTTTTCTTTCGCAGTCCGGAGCCATGTGCAGCACTGCGCTTGACTGGGCTAATAGTGAAGGTGTCGGTTTTTCCAAATTTATCAGTCTTGGCAATAAGGCTGTTCTGGGTGAAGCGACAATGTTCAGCTACCTCGCCAATGACGAGGATACAAAAGTAATTGTCGGCTATTGCGAGACCCTAAAAGACGGGCAGGATTTTCTGCGCACTGCTTACGATACCACTTTTAAGAAACCCCTAATCCTCTTGCGTGCCGGAGAAACACCTGCCGGTGCCCGCGCCGCATCCGCCCATGCCGGAGCTTTGACCGGTGCCACTGCTGCGTACAACGCCGCTTTCCGGCAGACCGGAGTTCTGCAGGCTGTTGATATTGAGGATATGTTCAATCTCGCCCATGCTTTTTCCTGCCAGCCACTGCCCGCTGGCTCTAATGTTGCGATTGTTACCAACTCCGGCGGTCCCGGAATCCTCGCTACCGACATGTGTGAGAAAGGTTCCCTGAATATTTCCCGCCCTTCGTCCCCAACGCTCGAAAAGATGAAGGAAGTGCTGCCGCCTTATGCCTCACTTTATAATCCCATCGACATGCTGGGCGACGCCAAGGCGGATACATATCACAAAGTTTTGCGGGCCGTTGCGCAGGATGATGTTTTCCATTCCATTTTGGTTATCCTGACTCCGGCGGCGAACATTCTGGAAGATGTGGAAAAAGTAGCCAACGATATTATTGAGCTGGCGAAAGAGTGTGATAAACCTATTCTGACTTGTTTCATGGGCGACCATTCGACTAGGAAAGCACGTAGGAAGCTCCGTGCAGCCGGGATTCCCTGCTATGAATTTCCGGAAGCAGCGGTGCGTTCCCTTGATGCCATGACCCGTTGTTATCGCTGGCAGAAAAAAGATTGGCCCATTGATGTGTGTTTCAGGCGCGATTACTCCAAGGCCAAGTCCATAGTTGAAAATTGCCGCAAGACCGGACTTACTGAGCTTGTGGAGCTGGATGCCCAGCAACTCGCTTCCGCGTACGAGCTTCCGGTTCCGGAAACCGTGCTGGCCCGTACTTCCAATCAGGCCGCAAAAGCTGCTAAGAGAATAGGGTACCCGGTAGTACTCAAGGTTGCTTCTCCACAGATTTCCCGCAAGCAGGAGCTCGGGTTGATTGTCACTGACATTGAGACCCCGCAGGCTTTGCGCAAGGCTTTTCTGGAAATAACCACCCGCGCGGCCAGAAGGTGCAAGGATGCCTACATTACCGGGTGTCTGGTGCAGGCTATGGGGCCGAAGGATTCCCACGAAATTGTGGTCAGTTTCAAACGTGACCCCCAGTTCGGTCCGCTTATAAATTTTTCCCTTGCAGGGCTTCACGTAGACCTGCTTGGTGATGTATCATCACGGCTCGCACCGCTGGCTCTCAATGATGCCCAGGAAATGATCCGCGAAATTAAAGCTTATCCCATTCTGCGTGGAGTGCGCTGCGGAGCTGCTGTAGATCTGGGAGCATTGGAAGATGTGCTGCTCATGGTTTCACAAATGGCCTCGGATCTGCCGGAAATTCAGGAAGCCGAATTCAACCCTGTTATCGCTGGTCCGCACGGTGCAGTTGTAGCAAATATGCGTATGACTGTTAGTTAA
- the gcvPB gene encoding aminomethyl-transferring glycine dehydrogenase subunit GcvPB, whose protein sequence is MKTVFEKSVPGREGCWPDEPKAKIEDLIPAELLREKSGMPSLSELDVVRHFTQLSQKNFGVDSNFYPLGSCTMKYNPKFTEQVAAMPGFAKLHPVISQLKGAGRHCQGALEVIHETESLLSELTGMAAFTLHPMAGAHGELTGVMLMAAYHRDKGNNKTKVICPDSAHGTNPASAAVAGYNVVSVESKDGIITPEALAEVLDDEVAGVMMTCPNTLGLFETHLPELVKMIHEKDALLYYDGANMNAIMGKLRVGDAGFDIVHLNLHKTLATPHGGGGPGSGPVGVSEKLIPFLPISRVKKLEDGQYYLSYDEPKSIGYVAPFYGNFGVYLKAYAYMLRLGREGLTRATEGAVLSANYMRKRLEKYYEIPYNRICMHEFVASAVEQAKNGVRALDVAKALLDKGHHAPTIYFPLIVKECLMIEPTETENKETLDRFIDDLIEIAEIAEKNPEQLQAAPITTSVKRLDETKAARSMVITDDCK, encoded by the coding sequence ATGAAAACAGTATTTGAAAAATCCGTTCCGGGTCGTGAAGGCTGCTGGCCTGATGAGCCGAAGGCAAAAATCGAGGACCTCATTCCTGCCGAATTACTGCGTGAAAAATCCGGCATGCCATCCCTTTCTGAACTGGACGTGGTTCGCCACTTTACCCAGCTTTCCCAGAAAAACTTCGGTGTGGATTCCAACTTCTATCCGCTTGGTTCCTGCACCATGAAATACAACCCCAAGTTTACCGAACAGGTGGCTGCAATGCCCGGATTCGCTAAACTGCACCCGGTCATTTCCCAGCTCAAGGGAGCAGGACGCCATTGCCAGGGTGCACTTGAGGTTATTCACGAAACCGAATCCCTGCTCAGCGAACTGACCGGCATGGCAGCTTTCACACTGCATCCCATGGCCGGTGCCCACGGCGAGCTGACCGGGGTTATGCTCATGGCCGCCTACCATCGCGACAAGGGCAATAATAAAACCAAAGTCATCTGCCCCGACTCCGCTCACGGAACAAACCCGGCATCCGCAGCTGTTGCCGGATACAATGTTGTTTCCGTTGAATCCAAAGACGGTATCATCACCCCTGAAGCCCTTGCGGAAGTGCTGGATGATGAAGTCGCGGGTGTAATGATGACCTGCCCCAACACCCTCGGACTTTTTGAGACCCATCTACCTGAACTGGTCAAGATGATTCACGAAAAAGACGCCCTGCTCTACTATGACGGCGCAAACATGAACGCCATCATGGGCAAGCTGCGTGTTGGCGATGCCGGGTTCGACATTGTGCACCTCAACCTACATAAAACCCTCGCCACCCCGCATGGTGGCGGCGGTCCCGGTTCCGGTCCGGTCGGAGTAAGCGAAAAACTCATACCTTTCCTGCCCATTTCCCGCGTCAAAAAGCTGGAAGACGGACAGTACTACCTCTCTTACGACGAACCTAAATCCATCGGTTACGTTGCCCCGTTCTACGGAAACTTCGGTGTTTACCTTAAGGCATACGCATACATGCTCCGCCTCGGTCGCGAAGGTCTGACCCGCGCAACTGAAGGTGCGGTCCTCAGCGCAAACTACATGCGCAAGCGTCTCGAAAAATATTACGAGATTCCTTATAACCGCATCTGCATGCACGAGTTTGTTGCTTCCGCAGTGGAACAGGCCAAGAACGGTGTCCGCGCCCTCGACGTTGCAAAAGCACTGCTCGACAAAGGGCACCACGCTCCGACCATCTACTTCCCGCTCATCGTGAAGGAATGCCTGATGATCGAACCGACCGAAACCGAGAACAAGGAAACACTCGACCGTTTCATAGATGATCTCATTGAGATTGCTGAAATAGCGGAGAAGAACCCTGAACAGTTGCAGGCAGCGCCCATCACTACCTCTGTTAAGAGACTGGACGAGACCAAGGCTGCACGTTCCATGGTGATCACTGATGACTGCAAATAA
- a CDS encoding SGNH/GDSL hydrolase family protein — MDFLGRALRRSGYPCTYRVLASPFTYNSSPGVIPEELAAMDRKFDLSKYYHDRKLLHQFQMIGPEDVRPELIVLNLFHENSPLFVHVADKYIFFVNAESWKEYPEFEQWMKANCGIVQAKPEGYLKRYREMLGNLRQNFPEVPIIVVSRLSHYPAFGPDPYSYLEGWDRLWQTAGSLLKSWESELENLTVIELDRIFAGIWNGKGAEQKIEAHCPFLKFELTEENDSITGLHASRDVEHIGSMWPVLARKIDRFLKEGQIEYSVEENVPEEWLRPWEPEKFPEDQLLRMLASGSNYLCARAVGSFFLDLGKDYTELLARTAEFTPVCHNTLHMIKTYSRIWPNPVLAHWCQVHRVNAAAFSANGPLYTQDYLDRIDEIEKFVGQ, encoded by the coding sequence ATGGATTTCCTTGGCAGGGCGTTACGGAGGTCAGGATATCCCTGTACCTACCGGGTGCTTGCATCTCCTTTTACATATAACAGTTCACCGGGAGTTATTCCTGAGGAGCTGGCAGCCATGGACCGAAAGTTTGATCTGAGTAAATATTATCATGATCGAAAATTGCTCCACCAATTCCAGATGATCGGTCCTGAAGACGTCAGGCCTGAGCTTATTGTTTTGAATCTGTTTCATGAAAACAGTCCGCTTTTTGTGCATGTTGCAGATAAATATATCTTTTTCGTTAATGCTGAATCATGGAAAGAGTATCCGGAATTTGAACAATGGATGAAAGCTAATTGCGGCATTGTGCAGGCTAAGCCGGAGGGATACCTGAAACGCTACCGGGAAATGCTCGGTAATTTGCGGCAGAATTTTCCTGAAGTTCCTATTATCGTGGTGTCCCGCCTGTCGCACTATCCCGCATTCGGTCCCGATCCTTATTCCTATCTAGAAGGCTGGGACAGGCTGTGGCAAACAGCTGGCAGCCTGCTCAAGAGCTGGGAAAGTGAACTGGAGAATCTTACTGTAATTGAATTGGACCGTATCTTTGCCGGGATATGGAATGGAAAAGGTGCGGAGCAGAAGATTGAAGCGCATTGCCCGTTTCTTAAATTCGAGCTCACTGAAGAAAACGATTCCATCACCGGGCTGCATGCCAGTCGCGATGTTGAGCATATCGGTTCGATGTGGCCTGTGCTGGCCCGCAAAATAGACCGTTTTTTAAAAGAAGGGCAGATAGAATATTCAGTAGAAGAAAATGTTCCTGAGGAATGGCTGCGTCCCTGGGAGCCGGAGAAGTTTCCCGAGGACCAGCTTTTACGGATGCTGGCCTCCGGATCAAATTATCTTTGTGCACGTGCTGTCGGATCTTTCTTTCTTGATCTTGGCAAAGATTACACTGAGCTTCTGGCCCGCACAGCAGAATTCACCCCGGTCTGCCACAATACCCTGCATATGATTAAAACATACAGCCGTATCTGGCCTAATCCTGTTCTTGCGCACTGGTGTCAGGTTCATCGAGTTAATGCAGCCGCGTTCAGTGCTAACGGGCCGCTTTATACTCAGGATTATCTGGACAGAATTGATGAAATAGAAAAATTTGTTGGGCAGTGA
- a CDS encoding VOC family protein, with the protein MNKHEKINYVEFPSKNLEITKKFFGDTFGWSFVDYGPEYIAIVDGGMDGGFYKSDLTSTTDKGSVLVVLYSEELEATQLKIIAAGGTITKPIFSFPGGRRFHFADPNGNEYAVWSE; encoded by the coding sequence ATGAACAAGCATGAAAAAATTAATTATGTTGAGTTTCCTTCCAAGAATTTAGAAATAACCAAGAAATTTTTCGGTGATACTTTTGGCTGGTCATTTGTTGATTATGGTCCTGAATACATAGCGATTGTGGATGGCGGTATGGATGGAGGATTTTATAAATCCGACCTGACCTCAACTACTGACAAAGGTAGTGTGCTCGTTGTTTTGTATAGCGAGGAATTGGAGGCAACCCAGCTGAAAATCATAGCTGCTGGCGGAACAATTACAAAACCGATTTTTTCATTTCCCGGAGGCCGCAGATTCCATTTTGCCGATCCTAACGGGAATGAATATGCCGTATGGTCAGAGTAG
- a CDS encoding FAD-dependent oxidoreductase produces MTANNLPTDTRSYDLVVVGAGPGGFDAALEAAEEGIKVALVEKDLLGGTCLNVGCIPTKMYLGATSPVEELAAQSKARVAKGEISIDFDALCTKKDRFIAATRKAMSQKAKNLGIDIYPAVARIIGPGKVEVSHPEEKAVLEYKNLILATGSHPTVFPGLEPDNETVLDNTGFLSLTEIPTSLLVIGAGFIGLEMAQIAHRTGCKITVVDALDRIAVYEDPEVSKALQSVFKRHKWEFNLGVKVKSVTAENGQAVLRTEDGEEFTAEKALIAIGRRPNSADLGIEALGLETEGPGFIKVNENLEAAPNVYAIGDLNGKILLAHAASHQAGYVVRRLAGKTESPYEHGPIPSILYGSPETMRVGLMPADLEGKGEVKTSSFPLVANPIAQAYASTQGFVKVVWLDGRVAGITAVGHHVAGFTTAAAMIVQEGWTKDDIHKVVFPHPSLDEALLGALKAEQK; encoded by the coding sequence ATGACTGCAAATAATTTGCCGACAGATACACGCTCCTACGACCTCGTGGTCGTAGGAGCCGGTCCGGGTGGATTTGACGCGGCTCTCGAAGCTGCGGAAGAAGGCATCAAGGTCGCGCTGGTTGAAAAAGACCTTCTCGGTGGAACTTGCCTCAATGTGGGCTGCATTCCCACCAAAATGTACCTCGGTGCAACATCACCGGTGGAAGAACTTGCCGCGCAGTCCAAGGCACGAGTCGCCAAAGGTGAAATCAGTATTGATTTCGATGCACTGTGCACCAAGAAGGACCGTTTCATCGCCGCCACCCGCAAGGCTATGTCCCAAAAGGCAAAAAATCTTGGTATAGACATTTACCCTGCGGTTGCCAGGATTATCGGGCCGGGTAAAGTTGAAGTTTCCCACCCTGAGGAAAAGGCTGTACTTGAGTATAAAAACCTGATCCTCGCTACAGGTTCCCACCCGACAGTCTTCCCCGGTCTGGAACCTGATAATGAAACAGTTCTGGATAACACCGGATTCCTGTCCCTGACTGAAATACCCACTTCGCTTTTAGTTATCGGCGCAGGTTTCATCGGTCTTGAAATGGCTCAGATTGCCCACCGCACCGGATGTAAAATCACAGTGGTGGACGCTCTCGACCGCATTGCCGTTTACGAAGACCCCGAAGTTTCCAAAGCTTTGCAGTCTGTTTTCAAACGGCATAAATGGGAATTCAATCTCGGCGTGAAGGTTAAATCCGTTACTGCTGAGAACGGTCAGGCTGTACTGCGCACCGAAGACGGTGAAGAATTCACTGCTGAAAAAGCTCTCATCGCCATCGGACGCCGGCCCAATTCCGCTGATCTGGGAATCGAAGCCCTCGGACTGGAGACTGAAGGTCCCGGTTTCATCAAGGTTAACGAAAATCTTGAAGCCGCACCAAACGTCTACGCCATCGGTGACCTGAACGGCAAAATCCTGCTCGCACACGCCGCCAGCCATCAGGCCGGTTACGTAGTGCGCCGCCTCGCCGGAAAAACCGAATCCCCTTATGAGCACGGTCCCATCCCGTCCATTCTCTACGGTTCACCGGAAACCATGCGCGTAGGACTCATGCCCGCTGATCTTGAAGGTAAAGGCGAAGTTAAAACTTCCTCTTTCCCGCTGGTAGCCAATCCCATCGCACAGGCCTACGCATCCACTCAAGGATTTGTAAAAGTGGTCTGGCTCGACGGACGCGTTGCCGGAATCACCGCTGTGGGACACCACGTAGCCGGGTTCACCACCGCAGCTGCCATGATCGTACAGGAAGGCTGGACCAAGGACGATATCCACAAAGTAGTCTTCCCCCATCCCTCGCTGGACGAAGCCCTTTTAGGTGCGCTGAAAGCAGAACAGAAATAA
- a CDS encoding MBL fold metallo-hydrolase, whose amino-acid sequence MKEIQVETFVLGPLETNSYLLSSGSDAVVIDCGIDPDPMMQAIHDRKLNVSSIYLTHMHLDHVGGVGFLQKMTGAKVYGSHKDLYLNEVPLNDGGCLEFQKELDFEVIDLQQGRQTILDNPVIIIETPGHTPGGLSYFFPVQGCIFVGDLLFMISVGRTDLPGGNSAELLSSISNRIFILPGDTKVFSGHGPMTTVKHEIRNNPLFV is encoded by the coding sequence ATGAAAGAAATACAGGTTGAGACTTTTGTACTGGGTCCACTTGAGACTAATTCCTACCTGCTCAGCTCTGGCTCTGATGCGGTGGTTATAGACTGCGGAATTGACCCTGACCCCATGATGCAGGCCATCCATGACCGCAAGCTGAATGTAAGCTCCATCTACCTGACCCATATGCATCTTGATCATGTTGGCGGGGTGGGTTTTCTGCAAAAAATGACCGGAGCAAAAGTATACGGCAGCCACAAGGATTTATACCTGAATGAAGTTCCTCTGAACGATGGAGGATGTCTTGAATTTCAAAAGGAGCTTGATTTCGAAGTAATTGATCTACAACAGGGTCGCCAGACTATTTTGGATAACCCGGTAATAATAATTGAGACCCCCGGCCATACTCCCGGAGGGCTGTCATACTTCTTCCCGGTACAGGGCTGCATATTTGTCGGCGATCTGCTGTTTATGATTTCAGTGGGGCGAACCGACCTGCCCGGCGGCAACAGCGCCGAACTGCTCAGTTCTATCAGTAATCGTATTTTCATCCTGCCCGGGGATACCAAAGTTTTTTCAGGGCATGGCCCCATGACCACTGTAAAACATGAAATACGCAATAATCCTCTGTTTGTTTAG